The Nicotiana tomentosiformis chromosome 2, ASM39032v3, whole genome shotgun sequence genome includes the window CCCCCCACCCCCaacaaaaaaaaacttttttattTTGGAATGATATTTGGAAGACTTTGTTTATGGATATGGGAATTTTGCTGTTTTATGTAAAGGTCTCATTTTTGTGTTAATGTTTCCTATTGGAAATGCCTAGCTAGTTATTCAATAAAAGAAATGAACAATAACGATTATGAAACTCATGTCTTTCTTGAGCTTATTATGAAATAGCAGTTTTATATACCTTGTTTAAATCATTGAAATTGATATTAGTATGGGAATAAGATGGCCCAATAGAGCTGAATGAATCTAGAGAATAAATATAGGCGAACTCAACTAGCTTGTGATTAAGATATAATTGAAATGTTGCTTCGCGATATTCCTGTTGAAAATTGCAAGCATGTTTCATAGTTTCAAAGTTATAGAATATTAGTGCATTTTGGCTAATCATttgggatgctttgtgcaccagGCTGCCCTTAGACTGCATTAGGCAGAAGAAAACTGCGGCTAAGATTTTCAACATACTATCTCATTAGTAGTTTCctctttttagtagtttattTCTTGGAATGCATATTTAGCTTGAAACCACAACTCAAAATTTATGATGTGTACATTTTTGTAGGGAGAGTTTTTTGCAAAAAGGCGTGTGATGCTGATGGAGATACTTGGGAGGAATGTAAGTTCCAAGCTTCTATTTTATGATGTGTAAATTATTCTGTAACATAGCCAGCTTAAGTGAAGACATATGGCCATTAGTTGGTGAACAAGCAATTACTAATTCATAACTCAAATTTTCCAGAATGTCCATAATATGTTGCTTCCCTTTGTGATTGAACAAAAAGCATCTCCTCAATTAAGATGTTTAATTATTTGAAAGATAACTAATGGTTAATTATGAGACGTCTTTTTGTTGAATTTGCACCCTCGCTCGTGTGATGCTTCTCTAATGAATTAATTAAGGTAGAATAGAAAATgaaaaggtatatatatatatatgcaggtTTGGAAGAATGTGAGGAAATGTGCTATAAGGGTCCAGTTCTGAAGGATCAACAATGGAGTGCTTATATTGATCGTGCCCCTGGTTCTGCAACCCAATCTGAGGTTTCCTTTTATATTCTCAAATTTGTTGTCATTTTTTACACTTACTGTCAACATTTGTTTTTTCTTCCCTGTCTCTATGGCTTCAATAGAACTTTGTTTCTGTCGCAGGAGGAATGATAATGCTGAAAAATTTGTCTAACAAAAAGTAACAACATGAATTTGTAGTGACTAATCAACCAGATACCGATGGAATATGGAGTTGGAAACAAGATCTATGCACCATTCGCTAAGAGTCCTATACTTCTGTTTCAACTTTTAGGTTTGGAGTCATATCTAGTTAATGGTGGAATATAGTTACTAAAATCAAATTGTAAAGAAGAATTCCCAAGTGATTTTACATCTTTACTATGTTGGCAACTGTCTGATATATATTGGACTACAATTATCAAGTGAACATACTGACATTTGGCATTTACTGTGTTTTCCTACctgcacatatatatatgttatatactcTTGTTTTATGAATGTAGGATTGCCATCGTGCTTGTGTAGCTGGCTGTGGTTTCAAGGTCAGTACTTTGTCATTGATCGGTCCTTTTCTGCTATTGCTTGCACAAAATTTCTCAACAAACATGAGATTGGTAGAAATTTCTTTTAATAAACTGCTTGTCATCTGCATTTCTATGTTtcattttatttaactatttacTGTTTGTTATGCAGTTTGATATCCCTTCTGAGAAAGTAAATAAAATCCAATCAAACAGGTCGTCCAAGCCTCTTGTAGAAGAGGAGCCAACTGATAAGAACAAGACCACCGCCTGAAGCCAGTTGAACTATTATGGCAAGCATATATATCCTGGACATTCACTTAAATTACAATGAAGATAATCTTGACATTTTCTACAACTGATTGTGTAATAGGCAAGAGTAGCATACATAATATATTCTAAGGATTACTACTTTAGTTCAAAGATTTGTTCTAAGGCATATAACGTGGGGGTGAAAGTTGAGTTTTACAGACTTTATTCTAAAAGCACATGGAAGTTTTTGTACAATTTTGAAACAAACAAAGTTACAAACAATCAAAAGATTGCAATCAATTGAAACAATTAGAAATATTAATATATATGCTACTTATTTGAAAGTATAGCTATTTACTATATAAGTCTTCGTAGCATATTTGATTTGGTTACCTGGAAATTAAGTAATAACCTATTATTATCTGTTAAATTTTACTAATAGTGTAGAGATTTTTTACATTGTTAGTGTTTCTGACTTAAATCATATTTTTTATACTAATTCCAAACTTGTGCAGAACAAATTTCATGTGGGGTTTCTTTTCTCCAGTTTCTTCTTAGAAACAGTCCATCTAACATTCTTCTTTTGGTTTTCTTTTCCATCTTTGTTTTAATAGCTTATCATTTCAAAAATTTCCAAGTGATAAATCCGTTGCTAGACCATATAAAGTTATAAACCATTAATAACATGGTCTTTTGTCCGGATTTAATTAACATGGTTGATTAGACGGGAAAACATAAATGATTTTAGCACGAAAGAGAACACAACaccttttataaaattttatcttCTTTGGGCTAAATCTGAAATTCAAAACTTTAACACACAGTCACTGACATTGCAAAGAGTTTCAGCTGTTAAGCATCAAAGTGCTTTTGGGAATTTCATTATTTTTTGTACCAATTAATTGACTAATACTCCTAAAgtagaaaattactttttttgtttttgttttcctAACTCTATTTTTCAGCGTTCTAAATGCATTTATTTTCTAATGTACTAATTAGCGACTGTTCTAAAAAGTgttaacaatttttttttttccgaaaaCACTTTTGTACTTTCtttttcttcaaaccaaacaCCATTAGAGataagttttttctatttttgcaaACAAAATAAGAAATACATCTG containing:
- the LOC104120959 gene encoding uncharacterized protein isoform X2, with product MIPQQWTPPCNKQCTNKFSALTQIPWRVFCKKACDADGDTWEECLEECEEMCYKGPVLKDQQWSAYIDRAPGSATQSEDCHRACVAGCGFKFDIPSEKVNKIQSNRSSKPLVEEEPTDKNKTTA
- the LOC104120959 gene encoding uncharacterized protein isoform X1 produces the protein MIPQQWTPPCNKQCTNKFSALTQIPWRVFCKKACDADGDTWEECLEECEEMCYKGPVLKDQQWSAYIDRAPGSATQSEDCHRACVAGCGFKVSTLSLIGPFLLLLAQNFSTNMRLFDIPSEKVNKIQSNRSSKPLVEEEPTDKNKTTA